Proteins encoded within one genomic window of Ideonella dechloratans:
- a CDS encoding propionate--CoA ligase has translation MSLTYSSYQEFHRASIEQRDAFWAEQARLIDWHKPYEQVCDYSQPPFAKWFAGGQTNLCHNAVDRHLANRPDQNALIFVSTETNTEKTYSFRELHAEVQRMAAILQAQGVAKGDRVLIYMPMIAEACFAMLACVRIGAIHSVVFGGFASHSLATRIDDAQPKVIVSADAGMRGGKVVPYKHLLDEAISLSSHKPAAVLMVNRGLADFAKVEGRDIDYASERERHLNAQVPCEWVDSTHPSYILYTSGTTGKPKGVQRDTAGYAVALAASMKHIYLGEPGETYFSTSDIGWVVGHSYIIYGPLINGMATIMYEGLPIRPDAGIWWSLVEKYKVSVMFSAPTAARVLKKQDPAYLTKYDLSSLKALFLAGEPLDEPTATWMADAIQKPIIDNYWQTETGWPIMAICNGVEKAPTKFGSPGKAVYGYDIKLIDEATGEEITEPNKKGVIAVEGPLPPGCLQTIWGDDARFVKTYWSSIHNRVMYSTFDWGVRDADGYFYILGRTDDVINVAGHRLGTREIEESISSHPNVAEVAVVGVADQLKGQVAVAFAVLKDPAKAATTEQAKAHEAEIMKVVDDQLGAVARPAMVKFVNVLPKTRSGKLLRRAIQAVCEGRDPGDLTTMEDPAALQQVKELVATK, from the coding sequence ATGAGCCTGACCTACAGCTCCTATCAGGAGTTCCACCGCGCATCGATCGAGCAACGCGACGCCTTCTGGGCCGAGCAGGCCCGGCTGATCGACTGGCACAAGCCCTACGAGCAGGTGTGCGACTACAGCCAGCCGCCGTTCGCCAAGTGGTTTGCCGGTGGCCAGACCAACCTGTGCCACAACGCGGTGGACCGCCACCTGGCCAACCGCCCGGACCAGAACGCGCTCATCTTCGTTTCCACCGAAACGAACACGGAAAAGACCTACAGCTTCCGTGAGCTGCATGCCGAGGTGCAGCGCATGGCCGCCATCCTGCAGGCCCAGGGCGTGGCCAAGGGCGACCGGGTGCTGATCTACATGCCGATGATTGCCGAGGCTTGCTTCGCGATGCTGGCCTGCGTGCGCATCGGCGCCATCCACTCGGTGGTGTTCGGCGGCTTCGCCAGCCACTCGCTGGCCACCCGCATCGACGATGCGCAGCCCAAGGTCATCGTCAGCGCCGATGCCGGCATGCGCGGCGGCAAGGTCGTGCCCTACAAGCACCTGCTGGACGAGGCCATCAGCCTGTCCAGCCACAAGCCCGCGGCGGTGCTGATGGTCAACCGCGGCCTGGCCGACTTCGCCAAGGTCGAGGGCCGCGACATCGACTACGCCAGCGAGCGTGAGCGTCACCTGAACGCCCAGGTGCCCTGCGAGTGGGTGGACAGCACCCACCCCAGCTACATCCTCTACACCAGCGGCACCACCGGCAAGCCCAAGGGCGTGCAGCGCGACACCGCCGGCTACGCCGTGGCCCTGGCCGCGTCGATGAAGCACATCTACCTGGGCGAGCCGGGTGAAACCTATTTCTCCACCAGCGACATCGGCTGGGTGGTGGGCCACAGCTACATCATCTACGGCCCGCTGATCAACGGCATGGCCACCATCATGTACGAAGGCCTGCCCATCCGCCCGGATGCCGGCATTTGGTGGAGCCTGGTCGAGAAGTACAAGGTGTCGGTGATGTTCTCGGCCCCCACCGCGGCCCGCGTGCTCAAGAAGCAGGACCCGGCCTACCTCACCAAGTACGACCTTTCCAGCCTGAAGGCGCTGTTCCTGGCCGGCGAGCCGCTGGACGAGCCCACCGCCACCTGGATGGCCGACGCGATCCAGAAGCCCATCATCGACAACTACTGGCAGACCGAGACCGGCTGGCCCATCATGGCCATCTGCAACGGGGTCGAGAAGGCGCCCACCAAGTTCGGCTCGCCGGGCAAGGCGGTCTACGGCTACGACATCAAGCTGATCGACGAAGCCACCGGCGAGGAGATCACCGAGCCGAACAAGAAGGGCGTGATCGCGGTGGAGGGTCCGCTGCCCCCGGGCTGCCTGCAGACCATCTGGGGCGACGACGCCCGCTTCGTCAAGACCTACTGGTCCAGCATCCACAACCGGGTCATGTACAGCACCTTCGACTGGGGTGTGCGCGACGCGGACGGCTATTTCTACATCCTGGGCCGCACCGACGACGTGATCAACGTGGCCGGCCACCGCCTGGGCACCCGCGAGATCGAGGAGAGCATCTCCAGCCACCCGAACGTGGCCGAGGTGGCCGTGGTGGGCGTGGCCGACCAGCTCAAGGGGCAGGTGGCGGTGGCCTTTGCGGTGCTGAAGGACCCGGCCAAGGCGGCCACCACCGAACAGGCCAAGGCGCACGAGGCCGAGATCATGAAGGTCGTGGACGATCAGCTCGGCGCCGTGGCCCGGCCGGCCATGGTCAAGTTCGTCAACGTGCTGCCCAAGACCCGCAGCGGCAAGCTGCTGCGCCGCGCCATCCAGGCGGTCTGCGAGGGCCGCGACCCCGGCGACCTGACCACCATGGAAGACCCGGCCGCGCTGCAGCAGGTCAAGGAGCTGGTCGCCACGAAGTGA
- the bufA2 gene encoding BufA2 family periplasmic bufferin-type metallophore, translated as MNSKLAHLSSYLLGASALAVSSLAAAATAPAGASGAAVGAADTVHCYEVNSCKGMSDCKTTEHACKGQNSCKGQGFKAMDAKSCLMKGGVIGDL; from the coding sequence ATGAACAGCAAGCTTGCTCACCTGTCTTCCTACCTGCTGGGCGCCAGCGCCCTGGCGGTCTCCAGCCTGGCCGCGGCGGCCACCGCACCGGCGGGGGCCTCCGGTGCAGCCGTGGGCGCGGCCGACACCGTGCACTGCTACGAGGTCAACAGCTGCAAGGGCATGTCCGACTGCAAGACCACCGAGCACGCCTGCAAGGGGCAGAACAGCTGCAAGGGCCAGGGCTTCAAGGCCATGGACGCCAAGAGCTGCCTGATGAAGGGCGGCGTCATCGGCGACCTGTGA
- the bufB gene encoding MNIO family bufferin maturase, whose translation MPHAATMHAPLTQPRFGLGLRTAHYADFLAGLQPVDWLEIITDNFLVDGGKPLAMLERFRADYPMAMHGVALSLGGTDPLDLDYLQRVRRLAERVQPMWVSEHLCWTGQGGRVLHDLYPVPYTEECARHLVARIRQAQDVLGRRLVLENVSSYVRYRSSETTEWDFLALVAEEADCDLLVDVNNIHVSSVNHGFDAEAYLAALPVHRVRQIHLAGHSRQGDFLIDTHDHPVAPEVWALYAQACRRFGPVATMIERDDDIPPLAELLQELDQARAVAREVLSLGRRSGDAVAAWPAWQGAPDALPLEAVQTELAEMVLASPAPEQTPAALDPAGPLPGLRGAQVYHHAYRARLQDALADSFPCLHTYLGDTQFAELACWHAEERPPQVRNLGRYGAELPARLAARHPQHPEVAELAALEWALRGVFDAADVAAWTTADLAAEGAEACLSQWPVLHPTVTLLWLHTSAPALWQALQAVQRGKEGTQEEAAPALPDVLHHAVPRPVLVWRKGQQPHFMSLDDPAEAVWLASLGEEGQSIAVSLAAMEARGEAPDQTTLAQWLARCWDQGWLRRG comes from the coding sequence ATGCCACACGCAGCCACCATGCACGCGCCACTGACGCAACCCCGCTTCGGCCTGGGGCTGCGCACCGCGCATTACGCCGATTTCCTGGCCGGTCTCCAGCCGGTGGACTGGCTGGAGATCATCACCGACAACTTCCTGGTCGATGGCGGCAAGCCCCTGGCCATGCTGGAGCGCTTTCGCGCGGACTACCCCATGGCCATGCATGGCGTGGCCCTGTCCCTGGGGGGCACCGATCCGCTGGACCTGGATTACCTGCAGCGGGTGCGGCGCCTGGCCGAGCGGGTGCAGCCGATGTGGGTGTCCGAGCACCTGTGCTGGACGGGGCAGGGCGGACGCGTGCTGCACGACCTCTACCCGGTGCCCTACACCGAAGAATGCGCGCGGCACCTGGTGGCACGCATCCGCCAGGCCCAGGACGTGCTGGGCCGGCGACTGGTGCTGGAGAACGTCTCCAGCTACGTTCGCTACCGTTCTTCCGAGACCACCGAGTGGGACTTCCTGGCCCTGGTGGCCGAGGAGGCCGACTGTGACTTGCTGGTGGACGTGAACAACATCCACGTCAGCAGCGTCAACCATGGTTTTGATGCAGAGGCCTACCTGGCGGCCTTGCCGGTGCATCGGGTGCGCCAGATCCACCTGGCCGGCCACTCCCGCCAGGGCGACTTCCTGATCGACACCCACGACCATCCGGTGGCGCCGGAGGTCTGGGCTTTGTATGCGCAGGCCTGCCGTCGCTTCGGCCCGGTGGCGACCATGATCGAGCGCGACGACGACATCCCGCCGCTGGCCGAGCTGCTCCAGGAACTGGACCAGGCACGGGCGGTGGCGCGGGAGGTCCTGTCGCTGGGAAGGAGATCCGGGGATGCCGTCGCAGCCTGGCCTGCCTGGCAAGGTGCACCCGACGCACTGCCCCTGGAGGCGGTTCAGACCGAGTTGGCCGAGATGGTGCTGGCCTCGCCGGCGCCAGAGCAGACCCCCGCTGCACTGGACCCGGCGGGACCGCTCCCGGGCCTGCGCGGTGCGCAGGTCTACCACCATGCCTACCGCGCCCGCCTGCAGGATGCGCTGGCGGACAGCTTTCCCTGCCTGCACACCTATCTGGGCGACACCCAGTTCGCCGAGCTGGCCTGCTGGCATGCCGAAGAGCGGCCACCGCAGGTGCGGAACCTGGGGCGCTACGGAGCCGAACTACCCGCCCGCCTGGCGGCACGCCATCCCCAGCACCCGGAGGTGGCCGAACTGGCCGCGCTGGAGTGGGCGCTGCGCGGGGTCTTCGATGCGGCCGATGTGGCCGCCTGGACCACTGCCGACCTCGCTGCCGAAGGGGCCGAGGCCTGCCTGTCGCAGTGGCCGGTGCTGCATCCCACCGTGACGCTGTTGTGGCTGCACACCTCGGCGCCGGCACTTTGGCAAGCCCTGCAGGCTGTGCAGCGTGGGAAGGAGGGCACGCAGGAAGAGGCTGCGCCGGCGCTGCCCGACGTGCTTCACCACGCCGTGCCCAGGCCCGTCCTGGTCTGGCGCAAGGGACAACAGCCTCACTTCATGAGCCTGGACGATCCGGCCGAGGCCGTCTGGCTGGCCTCCCTGGGCGAGGAGGGGCAGAGCATCGCGGTGTCCCTGGCCGCGATGGAGGCCAGGGGCGAGGCCCCCGACCAGACCACCCTGGCACAGTGGCTAGCCCGCTGCTGGGACCAGGGCTGGCTGCGCCGGGGCTGA
- a CDS encoding CBS domain-containing protein, with translation MSLTRLCRHPLVAVDDTATLADAARLMRTQHVGALVVVNRQEGAHPHVLGLVTDRDLAVEVLARDLPPGQLHVGALVGGAPVVVPAQASLGEAAHAMREAGVRRLLVVNEEHALVGLVSADDLLEAMAGELTELAQALRSGLLRETQERGPLTAAAPPSAPASQAAAAPSPSPTTGAAPRRVVFKPWGTPGMPAPEL, from the coding sequence ATGAGTCTGACACGCCTGTGCCGTCACCCCCTGGTGGCGGTCGATGACACCGCCACGCTGGCCGATGCCGCGCGGCTGATGCGCACCCAGCACGTGGGCGCCCTGGTGGTAGTGAACCGCCAGGAGGGGGCCCACCCCCATGTGCTGGGCCTGGTGACCGACCGCGATCTGGCGGTGGAGGTGCTGGCCCGGGATCTGCCGCCCGGGCAACTGCATGTCGGCGCCCTGGTGGGCGGCGCACCGGTCGTCGTGCCTGCCCAGGCCAGCCTGGGCGAGGCCGCGCACGCCATGCGCGAGGCCGGCGTGCGGCGGCTGCTGGTGGTCAACGAGGAGCACGCCCTGGTCGGTCTGGTGTCGGCCGACGACCTGCTCGAAGCCATGGCCGGCGAGCTCACCGAGCTGGCCCAGGCCCTGCGCAGCGGACTGCTGCGCGAGACGCAGGAACGCGGGCCGCTGACGGCCGCAGCGCCGCCATCAGCCCCCGCCAGCCAAGCGGCCGCGGCACCCTCGCCCAGCCCCACCACCGGCGCCGCGCCGCGGCGGGTGGTGTTCAAGCCCTGGGGCACGCCCGGCATGCCCGCCCCCGAACTCTGA
- a CDS encoding PqiC family protein: protein MPSSRPLHLLPRLALGATLTAWLLALAACGSSPPVQLYRLPSAPPGAAAAPAPVATDAVWLVSSVRLPDYLDRDALLWPSGATGLRALPGQRWAEPLRDAVPRVLRADLARLRGTDKVWAAPLPTGLRAQRVLRVEVQTLEVSADARQFDLVARWWLADPDGRTPALVRQFEHHLPLKDAEADTLVAAHRQALWALAQDIARTADQP, encoded by the coding sequence ATGCCTTCATCCCGCCCCCTGCACCTCCTGCCGCGGCTGGCCCTTGGCGCCACGCTCACCGCCTGGCTGCTGGCCCTGGCCGCCTGCGGCAGCTCGCCCCCGGTCCAGCTCTACCGCCTGCCCAGTGCGCCCCCGGGGGCGGCGGCCGCGCCCGCGCCGGTCGCCACCGACGCGGTGTGGCTGGTGTCCAGCGTGCGACTGCCGGACTACCTCGACCGCGATGCCCTGTTGTGGCCCAGCGGCGCCACCGGCCTGCGCGCCCTGCCCGGTCAGCGCTGGGCCGAGCCGCTGCGCGACGCCGTGCCGCGGGTGCTGCGCGCCGACCTGGCACGGCTGCGCGGCACGGACAAGGTCTGGGCCGCCCCCCTGCCCACCGGCCTGCGCGCCCAGCGGGTGCTGCGGGTGGAGGTGCAGACCCTCGAGGTCTCCGCCGACGCCCGGCAGTTCGACCTGGTGGCGCGCTGGTGGCTGGCCGATCCCGACGGGCGCACGCCGGCCTTGGTGCGCCAGTTCGAGCATCACCTGCCCCTGAAGGACGCGGAGGCGGACACCCTGGTGGCCGCCCACCGCCAGGCCCTGTGGGCCCTGGCCCAGGACATCGCCCGGACGGCAGACCAGCCCTGA
- a CDS encoding MlaD family protein: MSAAHRKSHPAMLGLFVVTGLIVLFVAVVTLAGGRLLVHKQKVVMHYAGSVYGLQVGAPVVFRGVRLGSVSAIGVAYDADTRNVTIPVTAELDREMVASITGHKADAGGENTLPALVQRGLRAQLATQSLLTGQLYVDLDFRPEKPAHYISDNTQNEIPTIATAFQELRNQVDNLDLRRLVDDVSAIASSTRRMVSGPEANHVLKNLEVATDNLRRVCNTLDKRLNPLLDSAQDTLATTKLSMQRVGEAASSVKGTSQRVGANFGPDSPLMQNLTRSADELSRSAAALRDAVGDDSPMNQNLQRALHDVSQAARELRELANTLDEQPESVIKGRR; the protein is encoded by the coding sequence ATGAGCGCCGCCCACCGCAAGTCCCACCCCGCGATGCTGGGCCTGTTCGTGGTGACCGGGCTGATCGTGCTGTTCGTGGCCGTGGTCACGCTGGCGGGCGGGCGGCTGCTGGTGCACAAGCAGAAAGTCGTGATGCACTACGCCGGCTCGGTCTACGGCCTGCAGGTCGGCGCGCCGGTCGTCTTCCGTGGCGTGCGCCTGGGCAGCGTCAGCGCCATTGGTGTGGCCTATGACGCCGACACCCGCAACGTCACGATCCCGGTGACCGCGGAGCTGGACCGCGAGATGGTGGCCAGCATCACCGGTCACAAGGCCGATGCCGGCGGCGAGAACACGCTGCCAGCCCTGGTTCAGCGTGGCCTGCGCGCGCAGCTGGCCACCCAGAGCCTGCTGACCGGCCAGCTCTACGTGGACCTGGATTTCCGCCCGGAAAAGCCCGCCCACTACATCAGCGACAACACCCAGAACGAGATTCCCACCATTGCCACCGCCTTCCAGGAGCTGCGCAACCAGGTGGACAACCTGGACCTGCGGCGCCTGGTGGACGATGTCTCGGCCATCGCCAGCTCCACCCGGCGCATGGTCAGCGGGCCCGAGGCCAACCATGTGCTGAAGAACCTCGAGGTCGCGACGGACAACCTGCGCCGGGTCTGCAACACCTTGGACAAGCGGCTCAACCCGCTGCTGGATTCGGCCCAGGACACCCTGGCCACCACCAAGCTGAGCATGCAGCGCGTGGGCGAAGCTGCCAGCAGCGTGAAGGGTACCTCTCAGCGCGTCGGTGCCAACTTCGGGCCCGATTCGCCGTTGATGCAGAACCTCACCCGCTCGGCAGACGAGCTCTCGCGCAGCGCCGCGGCACTGCGCGATGCCGTCGGCGACGATTCGCCCATGAACCAGAACCTCCAGCGGGCCCTGCACGACGTGTCCCAGGCCGCGCGCGAGCTGCGCGAACTGGCCAACACCCTGGACGAACAACCCGAATCGGTGATCAAGGGCCGCCGCTGA
- a CDS encoding ABC transporter ATP-binding protein, which translates to MAFGEKVVQRELSFAVQPGEILVLMGGSGCGKSTLLRHLIGLQSPAAGHIRYGDIDLAEADEDELDTVRRSFGVMFQAGALWSSMSVGENVMLPLREYTDLEEAQIETLARFKLALVGLDGAFDASPSALSGGMKKRAAIARAMALDAPLLYLDEPSAGLDPLTSARLDELILSLRDHLGTTIVMVTHELDSIFAVADRALFLDAKEKTMTALDAPRALLEHGPEPVRQFLRRGNRP; encoded by the coding sequence ATGGCTTTCGGAGAGAAGGTCGTCCAGCGCGAGCTGAGCTTTGCCGTGCAGCCCGGCGAGATCCTGGTGCTGATGGGCGGCAGCGGCTGTGGCAAGAGCACCCTGCTGCGCCATCTGATCGGCCTGCAATCGCCGGCGGCCGGCCACATCCGCTATGGCGACATCGACCTGGCCGAAGCCGACGAGGACGAGCTCGACACCGTGCGGCGCTCCTTCGGCGTGATGTTCCAAGCCGGTGCGCTGTGGAGCAGCATGAGCGTGGGCGAGAACGTGATGCTGCCGCTGCGCGAGTACACCGACCTGGAGGAAGCGCAGATCGAGACGCTGGCGCGCTTCAAGCTGGCCCTGGTGGGGCTGGACGGCGCCTTCGATGCCTCGCCCTCAGCGCTCTCAGGTGGCATGAAGAAGCGCGCGGCCATCGCCCGGGCCATGGCGCTGGACGCCCCCCTGCTCTACCTGGACGAGCCTTCGGCCGGGTTGGATCCCCTCACCTCCGCGCGGCTGGACGAGCTCATCCTCAGCCTGCGCGACCACCTGGGCACCACCATCGTGATGGTGACCCACGAACTCGACAGCATCTTTGCCGTGGCCGACCGCGCCCTGTTCCTGGATGCCAAGGAGAAGACGATGACCGCACTCGATGCGCCACGCGCATTGCTGGAGCACGGCCCCGAGCCGGTGCGCCAGTTCCTGCGCCGGGGAAACCGACCATGA
- a CDS encoding MlaE family ABC transporter permease, producing the protein MTETSPAAPPPPADAPLRWQQGDAESRLVLAGDGRDGVLTWTAAPSTGPLVVDGRGLTHFDSLLAAQLWALAREAGDRLRWEELPAGLGEVLALARAAEASAGSAQPAHGWLARVGLRLTESQARLRITLGFIGELILALLRSLRGRSAMRAEDLMFQLHATGPASLPIVSLVSFLVGLIVAYMGAAQLQRLGAQIYIADLVTIGVVREIAALMTGIILAGRVGAAFAAQLGSMQANEEIDALASLGLPPMEHLVLPRLLAMLLMAPLLTLYAAIVGVAAGWLVAVGIYHVESAEYLVRSGQALTLTHLGIGLLKGTVYAFLVALAGCRQGLNAGRSAQAVGDATTAAVVQSIVWMVVAASVLTIMFQRLGW; encoded by the coding sequence ATGACCGAGACCTCGCCCGCAGCCCCGCCGCCCCCCGCTGACGCCCCCCTCCGGTGGCAGCAGGGGGACGCGGAATCCCGCCTGGTGCTGGCAGGCGATGGCCGCGACGGCGTGCTGACATGGACGGCGGCGCCGTCCACGGGCCCGCTGGTGGTGGATGGCCGGGGCCTGACCCATTTCGACAGCCTGCTGGCGGCCCAGCTCTGGGCCCTCGCACGCGAGGCGGGCGACCGGCTGCGCTGGGAAGAACTGCCCGCCGGGCTGGGTGAGGTGCTGGCCCTGGCCCGGGCCGCCGAAGCCAGCGCAGGGTCCGCACAGCCGGCCCATGGCTGGCTGGCACGCGTGGGACTGCGGCTGACCGAATCCCAGGCCCGGCTGCGCATCACGCTGGGCTTCATCGGGGAGCTGATACTGGCCCTGCTGCGCAGCCTGCGCGGGCGCAGCGCGATGCGGGCCGAGGACCTGATGTTCCAGCTCCATGCCACCGGCCCGGCCAGCCTGCCCATCGTCTCGCTGGTGAGCTTCTTGGTCGGCCTGATCGTGGCCTACATGGGCGCGGCCCAGTTGCAGCGCCTGGGCGCCCAGATCTACATCGCCGACCTGGTGACCATCGGCGTGGTGCGCGAGATCGCCGCGCTGATGACCGGCATCATCCTGGCCGGTCGGGTGGGCGCCGCCTTCGCGGCCCAGCTGGGCAGCATGCAGGCCAATGAGGAGATCGACGCCCTGGCATCCCTGGGCCTGCCGCCGATGGAGCACCTGGTGCTGCCACGGTTGCTGGCCATGTTGCTGATGGCCCCGCTGCTGACCCTGTACGCCGCCATCGTCGGTGTGGCCGCCGGCTGGCTGGTGGCGGTGGGCATCTACCACGTGGAATCCGCCGAGTACCTGGTGCGCAGCGGCCAGGCCCTGACGCTGACCCACCTGGGCATCGGCCTGCTCAAGGGCACGGTCTACGCCTTCCTCGTCGCCCTGGCCGGCTGCCGGCAGGGCCTGAACGCCGGCCGCAGCGCCCAGGCGGTGGGCGATGCGACCACCGCAGCGGTGGTGCAGTCCATCGTCTGGATGGTGGTGGCCGCCTCGGTGCTGACCATCATGTTCCAGCGGCTGGGATGGTGA